TTCATGattatctaataaaaatatttaaagtcttATAATATCTTAAATTAAGTTTCCATTTATCGTTTTTTGcccaattttaattttttttagatgatgtcataaaagtATCAAGATGATATATTAAGAGTCTTCTTTAAAGTAAAATGAAATCatcacaattttgttttattaatataaaagatgtaATTTCGGGAACTTTTGATTGTACTATAATActattttatttacatttttatgtatattattttTCGTCTCTAAAGTAGTTAATCTTTACACTTTCTCACGTTAATTTTCTCAATTGAGGTTCTAATACTAACGAAGTCCGATTTCTCTAGTTAAATCGTTCCATGTGACCAACACGTGAGGGTAAGTGTTCTTAACTACTTGACCAGGGACAAAAGGAGCAAATTTGACAATGTGAGGAAGGAAAATTGAAAGTTATAAGTTATGTCACGAAATATGAAAACCCACTgtaaatcatcatcaagttccaCATCTCTAAAAAGACTAAAATCAATGTCAAAAATACGTACATATACATTTTTATGAAAGGTAcgcacatatacatacattatataaatcaagAAATCTGTACAAAAAAATGGGTGAACTGGTGATGTTCCTCTGCAAGATCACATCAAAGCAAACACCCCTTTTCACTTAAGTAGCTAGTTAAAAGCTCCACTCGTTTACACTCTAAGCTCAATTACATTTTTGGACATTAATGTTGCAATTACAAAGAGTAAGAATTAATTACCcactttataaatcatttttaacAGTCAAGTAACTACTTTCCATAACAAGTTAGTTTATTTGATGCATATTTGGCTCAAGAGTACACTCctaaaagtttaattaactAGAAAAATGTTGGGCTACTCTTTGACCATGAATAAGGTCTTTCCGATCATATTGCTGCATTTTTAAAGAATGGACCACTATATGGATGTGTTTGTTATCCAGTTGGCGGTCTCCTCAACAAAAGAAACTTGCTATTGTATGTATACTAGTTAATCACAAAAACGGACAGTGAACGTTAGACCTACTTTGCCAACTGGCATAACCATAGCATAATTGTTACAATACAACATACCCATATTAGCAAATCTATCTAGATCTGTTTGATGGTCAGATAGCATACATGGGCTAATTAAGAACATAAATTCACACCTTAAAGTAATTCTAACAATTTGAGTACCTACCGAGATTAAGGTTCTTACAGCCCTATTTCAGAGTTTAATATCTTTGTTCAGGATGGTTCCTCCTCCATTTCCATGGCATTTCAGGATTCGATGAAGCCCACAACCCGATTCTCTTATCTCTGGCACATTTCTCCCACTGAGATCAAACAAGTTCACccatttttataaaacaaacttcaAAAAGCTAATTGACAAGATATGATTAATCACCTTTGCTAATTTCGGCCGGTTGTCATAGGCAGTGTAGTGCCACGCAAGTCCTTTCTTCAGCATTAATTTCTGTTTTAATCCACTTTCACAAATTAGTTTTCGCTACATTTGTAGGTACATAACACTATAATAACTGATATAACACAAATTACCTGCACAAAGATGCCATTACAGTAGATATCCCCAACAAAACGACCATACTGATCTTCATTATAGACCAAAATTTTCAAGCACTGCCCAGAGATTATCTTCACCAGCTCATCCTTAGCCTCTTTTCCGTAAGGCATTGCGTTTTCAGGCGCATCTATTCCCCTGTTTCCATTGACTTGTGATTAAAGAAACTTAAAGAAACACCTAGTGCatcttagggggtgtttgggattgtaATATGTAATACCTAATTTCAAATATGATACAAAAACTGATTTTTTCCATCTAAAAGAGCCtcttataaaagtatatatccAAACACTCAAGTAATTATACTTGATTCTGAATTGAAACAATCAATGTCTAATACCCTATGGGTTGAATCATTTTAGTTGAGGGACAGTGTAACTGGTTAGTGGTTTTACCAATAAGGCCAAATTGTATGGTCACTGTACCAATAAGGCAAATTGTTTGCTGATAGTCATAGGTATTGGGATTTTACAGCGTTGAAAAATGTTTAGAATAGTTTCATTGATAGCATACTTAAGATGGATAACCAACCCattattattgatgaaaaacaaaagaaatataagGAGCAAAATCTATTTAAAGTACCTTAGTCTAATTCGATACTTTCGTGCTAGCATTTGCCTACGATTGATATATAGCACCCTGTGTCGACAAAGAGGGTGATTCAGAAGACATTTTGGTGGAAATTAAAACATTAAGTAGTAACAGTAATATATTGTGACAGGCATGAGTAGCTCATTACCCATATCCTGCATCTTTAATTTGCTTATGCAATGCATATGCTCTGTCATAGTTCCTCGCAGCACGCGCTTCATTGCATTTGACAGCCGCCATTACAACCTTTTTGGGGGCATCTGAGATGCTAACACTAACATAGACTATTACACCATCCCCATCTTGTACTGCCCTTGAATCTACCTGATGAATTTGCAATGTAGGgtacaatatattaaatagcACTCCACCTACATTTTCGTTCCAAAATAGGtaaatatattatgtaaaaTACATTATAGACGTGGTCCGAGCTACATACACCCGGTAAGGTTCACCGAAACCGGCTAAACAATTTTTTGGGCAAATTGCTAGGAAAAAAATCTAACTATCCAAAAAAAGCTTTAGCGGGTATATAACTTTAAAAACGTCTATGGTAGGGTACCAAAAAGCTTAATGTAATGGCCATACAATCATAAAAGCTCTAATGCAGGTAGTAGGGTACCATCATACAACTCTAGAAAACTCTAATGTGAGTACCATTCAAACTCTAATGTGGGTATCAAAAACCCATATTTAGGGCTTTTTGATAGATAATAACCCAACTTAGATAAGTTGGATACCCATTACAgctttttaccttttttataaaacatCAAACTATTCTACCAGGCTACcgctactcctaaattacacgaatGTCTGAGATGGACCTAAAACTGCCAAAATCCACCCACCCCTACCCCGAACAAATCAACCCCCCATAAATGTGGAAAGTGGACTCAAACCCAAGTGAATTCTTCCATGGTCACCGTACCAATGAGCTACCACCCCCAATGGCCCCATTAAAACTTTTTTGGCGTAGCTAGATACCTTTTCAAATTAATAACCCATTTCCCCCCTAATATCCGGtattatttaaatgtaaaattcATATAAAGTTGTATTTGAACCCACTAATAATTTTATCCACAAATCTTGAACATTTTGCCTATGAACCCACTCGTCGCATCCACCAGGTacttccaatttttttttttctaatataagTAATATGCTAATTGGTTACCATGTGatacaaactttaaaaatagTCGGTATTTATTTAGCATGGTCTATGCTAATGAAGTTTCAAATATGTATCATTAcagtaattaattaacttttaaaatttacaattagTAAAAAGGCTAGTGAAAGTTACCGGAAATGTGTTTAACACAAGCTTGACACCCGCAGGGGTGTCACTGTCGGAAGAAAAACCACATTGAAGATACCTTTTTAGTAAACTAATGGCtattattactactattattattgtaattattcccatttttcttccttttagattatattattattattactcttttttttttccttttttttttgcctttctTCTTCAGCCACTCTGGATTCTGTAATTAATGGCTTATGCGAGGAAAGGACGGGGGTTGTTAAGTTAATTTCAATAATTGCAGATCAACTTTTAGTAGTGGCAAGAAGATTCATATCTggataccttttttttatgttttttttagttatacttgttaaattaagtaaataagtaaataactatgactcttttttttttttacctgcagGTATGGGGGAATATTTTCCAAcaacttttatgtttttttattgtcGTGTCCTCCAGTGTTATGTTTGGTACAAATGTTAAATGTAGAACTAAAGATGATAAAGATCGGTTCAGAAAATCGTTTAAATTTTATGTAACACAAATGATATCATATGTTTTGACCCTTGGTGTGTatgaataaaatttatttttttttatttttaaaaaattgtccattatctat
The Erigeron canadensis isolate Cc75 chromosome 2, C_canadensis_v1, whole genome shotgun sequence DNA segment above includes these coding regions:
- the LOC122589590 gene encoding staphylococcal-like nuclease CAN2 isoform X2, with translation MAAVKCNEARAARNYDRAYALHKQIKDAGYGVLYINRRQMLARKYRIRLRGIDAPENAMPYGKEAKDELVKIISGQCLKILVYNEDQYGRFVGDIYCNGIFVQKLMLKKGLAWHYTAYDNRPKLAKWEKCARDKRIGLWASSNPEMPWKWRRNHPEQRY
- the LOC122589590 gene encoding staphylococcal-like nuclease CAN1 isoform X1, which translates into the protein MGIITIIIVVIIAISLLKRYLQCGFSSDSDTPAGVKLVLNTFPVDSRAVQDGDGVIVYVSVSISDAPKKVVMAAVKCNEARAARNYDRAYALHKQIKDAGYGVLYINRRQMLARKYRIRLRGIDAPENAMPYGKEAKDELVKIISGQCLKILVYNEDQYGRFVGDIYCNGIFVQKLMLKKGLAWHYTAYDNRPKLAKWEKCARDKRIGLWASSNPEMPWKWRRNHPEQRY